A window from Salvia miltiorrhiza cultivar Shanhuang (shh) chromosome 2, IMPLAD_Smil_shh, whole genome shotgun sequence encodes these proteins:
- the LOC131012155 gene encoding serine/threonine-protein kinase WAG1-like has product MDQEESIYSYYLAADSDLDLSFTSVTTATTDRTLSARSSLARSSLTLSFNESRLSTASTTSTAVPNVHHRPHRRHDNPNWAAVNAATTLSADGALHLRHLKLLKLVGAGNLGRVFLCRLRDYEHANFALKVVDRDSLSSKKISHVQTEAQILSSLDHPFLPTLYAHIEVSHYICLLMDYCPNGDLHALLRKQPYNRLPLQAVRFFAAEVLLALEYLHAQGIVYRDLKPENILIREDGHIMLSDFDLCFNSDISPKLESRRQSKVHSGCFTHRQREEQVTEFVAEPTTAFSKSCVGTHEYLAPELVSGNGHGNGVDWWAFGVLIYELLHGTTPFKGASKESTLRNIASTRGVRFHVAEGEREEPGMADARDLIEKLLVKDPRRRLGCARGATDIKRHPFFDGIKWPLIRTYRPPEIRGLAVKRTKSKTHVSGASSPRRRRCFWKKLRNLMRIKRSKYRLNCNSNYYSYVDYDVTKSA; this is encoded by the coding sequence ATGGATCAAGAAGAGTCCATCTACAGCTACTACTTAGCAGCAGACTCCGATTTAGACCTGAGCTTCACCTCCGTCACCACCGCCACCACTGACCGCACCCTCTCCGCCCGCAGCAGCTTAGCCCGGAGCAGCCTCACCCTCAGCTTCAACGAGTCCCGCCtctccaccgcctccaccacctccaccgccgTCCCCAACGTCCACCACCGCCCCCACCGCCGCCACGACAACCCCAACTGGGCGGCCGTGAACGCCGCCACGACGCTATCCGCCGACGGCGCCCTCCACCTCCGGCACCTGAAGCTCCTGAAGCTGGTGGGCGCCGGGAACCTCGGGCGCGTGTTCCTCTGCCGCCTCCGCGACTACGAGCACGCCAACTTCGCCCTGAAAGTGGTGGACCGCGATTCTCTGAGCTCGAAGAAGATCTCTCACGTGCAAACGGAGGCGCAGATCCTCTCCTCCCTCGACCACCCGTTTCTCCCGACGCTTTACGCTCACATAGAGGTGTCGCATTACATCTGCCTTCTCATGGACTACTGCCCTAACGGAGATCTCCATGCCTTGCTCCGCAAACAGCCCTACAACCGGCTACCCCTTCAGGCGGTCAGATTCTTCGCCGCCGAGGTTCTCCTAGCTCTCGAATACCTCCACGCGCAGGGCATCGTCTACCGCGATCTCAAGCCCGAAAACATCTTAATCCGTGAAGACGGCCACATCATGCTCTCAGACTTCGATTTGTGTTTCAACTCCGACATCTCGCCCAAATTGGAAAGCCGGCGGCAGAGCAAGGTGCATTCCGGTTGCTTCACTCACCGGCAACGGGAGGAGCAGGTCACGGAATTCGTGGCCGAGCCAACGACGGCGTTTTCGAAGTCGTGCGTGGGGACGCACGAGTATCTAGCGCCGGAGCTGGTCAGCGGCAACGGCCACGGCAACGGTGTGGACTGGTGGGCCTTCGGCGTGCTTATATACGAGCTGCTGCACGGGACGACGCCGTTTAAAGGAGCCAGCAAGGAGTCCACCCTGCGCAATATAGCATCCACCAGAGGGGTGAGGTTCCACGTGGCGGAAGGGGAGAGGGAGGAGCCCGGGATGGCCGACGCCAGAGATTTGATCGAGAAATTGTTGGTCAAGGACCCCCGGAGGCGGCTAGGCTGCGCCAGGGGGGCCACGGATATTAAACGCCACCCCTTTTTTGACGGAATTAAGTGGCCCTTGATCCGGACGTACCGGCCGCCGGAGATCCGCGGCCTCGCCGTTAAACGGACCAAGAGCAAGACGCACGTCAGCGGAGCTTCGTCGCCGAGGCGGCGGCGATGCTTCTGGAAGAAGCTGAGGAATTTAATGAGGATTAAGAGGTCTAAGTATAGATTAAACTGCAATTCCAACTATTACTCGTACGTTGATTACGACGTTACGAAATCTGCTTGA
- the LOC131008358 gene encoding uncharacterized protein LOC131008358: MGRVNKTDQKRRSWSLREEEVLITALKELVALGWKSDNGFRAGYLNKLEEALKKEFPNTDLKGMPHINSKVTTWKKTWGSLWKILKTNGVGFNVNGKHMIDCDDEQWDNFVRVDTSVRNFRYKSWPFVEDWKLIFGMDRANGDEAEDLMEAAHDMYRKLDINQPLEDSEYHVSLEDICENGETGDNTGDNVSQTQGREESLVAEKEATTSSKKRRRSSAFDDRFFEALANIGRGTESRLDTISSRMGYDYDISKARKAVRAQLSCIPGLSKTDTFHICNMLAKEVELLDVFSSLAEDEKEEYMMFLLALKK, from the exons ATGGGCCGTGTCAACAAGACGGACCAAAAGCGCCGGAGCTGGTCTCTTAGAGAAGAAGAAGTTCTAATCACTGCATTGAAAGAACTCGTTGCACTTGGCTGGAAATCCGACAATGGGTTCCGAGCCGGCTATTTGAATAAGCTTGAGGAGGCTTTGAAGAAGGAATTTCCGAATACTGACCTCAAGGGAATGCCTCACATTAACTCGAAGGTGACAACTTGGAAAAAGACATGGGGATCACTGTGGAAAATCCTCAAAACTAATGGAGTAGGCTTCAACGTTAACGGGAAGCACATGATTGATTGCGATGACGAACAATGGGATAACTTTGTGAGG GTTGACACTAGCGTCCGCAACTTTCGATATAAAAGCTGGCCTTTTGTAGAAGATTGGAAGCTTATTTTCGGCATGGATAGAGCCAACGGCGATGAGGCGGAGGACCTCATGGAGGCGGCCCATGACATGTATCGAAAGTTAGACATCAACCAACCTCTAGAGGATAGTGAATACCATGTATCACTTGAGGATATCTGCGAGAACGGCGAGACGGGAGACAATACGGGAGATAATGTTAGCCAAACCCAAGGTCGTGAAGAGAGTTTAGTGGCTGAAAAGGAAGCTACAACCTCTAGCAAGAAGAGGCGTCGCAGTTCCGCTTTTGATGACAGGTTTTTCGAGGCTCTCGCTAACATAGGCCGTGGCACGGAGTCAAGACTTGATACAATATCAAGTCGGATGGGTTATGACTACGATATATCAAAGGCAAGGAAGGCAGTTCGCGCACAGTTGAGTTGTATTCCGGGGCTTTCGAAGACCGATACGTTTCATATATGTAACATGCTTGCTAAGGAGGTTGAGCTTCTCGACGTGTTTTCGAGCCTCGCCGAAGACGAGAAAGAAGAGTACATGATGTTCCTACTTGCTTTGAAAAAATAA